From Deltaproteobacteria bacterium, one genomic window encodes:
- a CDS encoding DUF4159 domain-containing protein, whose translation MASRRTLLGLGLLLAARRVLAFGDAARLTFAQLRHGGRWDPRPDGLSRLSWEISKRTSIETSPAVKSIALADPELFRFPFAVLSSDQAFPAPADNEIAELRRYLSYGGFLMMDDASGTRGGAFEQSARQLVSRIVPGAQLGRVARDHVLYKSFYLLDGPAGRVATTADLEALELGGRLAILYSGNDLIGALARDSLGTWEFEITPGGELQREKSIRLGVNIAMYALCLDYKEDQVHIPFIMKRRRI comes from the coding sequence ATGGCGAGCCGCCGGACATTGCTCGGACTTGGGCTTCTCCTGGCGGCGCGCCGCGTGCTCGCGTTCGGCGACGCCGCGCGGCTCACCTTCGCCCAGCTCCGCCACGGCGGTAGATGGGACCCGCGGCCCGACGGCCTTTCGCGGCTGTCCTGGGAGATTTCGAAGCGCACCAGCATCGAGACGTCTCCCGCCGTCAAGTCCATCGCCCTCGCCGATCCGGAGCTGTTCCGTTTCCCGTTCGCGGTCCTCTCCTCCGACCAGGCCTTTCCCGCGCCCGCCGACAACGAGATCGCCGAGCTGCGCAGATATCTCAGCTACGGCGGCTTCCTGATGATGGACGACGCGAGCGGTACGCGCGGTGGGGCATTCGAGCAATCCGCCCGCCAGCTCGTCTCGCGCATCGTTCCCGGCGCGCAGCTCGGCCGCGTCGCACGCGACCACGTCCTCTACAAGTCCTTCTACCTCCTCGATGGGCCTGCAGGCCGCGTCGCCACCACGGCCGACCTGGAGGCGCTCGAGCTGGGAGGACGGCTCGCCATCCTCTACTCCGGCAACGACCTGATCGGCGCGCTCGCGCGCGACTCGCTGGGCACCTGGGAATTCGAGATCACGCCGGGCGGTGAGCTGCAGCGCGAGAAGTCCATCCGCCTGGGCGTCAATATCGCCATGTATGCCCTCTGCCTCGACTACAAGGAAGACCAGGTGCACATCCCGTTCATCATGAAGCGGCGGAGGATCTGA
- a CDS encoding gamma-glutamylcyclotransferase, which yields MHRYFAYGSALSKRHIGEWAAEHGVDARLFARGVAAVLRGYRLAFDVESRFWGGRVANLAEDKDGEVHGVLFEIPLPAKEAVLRKEGVSTGLSEEIDVFVEAEGKRIAAKAYVARPEKRGEEGPASGRLLEYLIEGAQERGLPESWVELLRRQAAGTPQPPPGRVGLKVEQKR from the coding sequence ATGCACCGGTACTTCGCCTACGGCTCCGCTCTGTCGAAACGACACATCGGCGAATGGGCGGCGGAGCACGGCGTCGATGCGCGCCTGTTCGCGCGCGGCGTCGCTGCGGTTCTGCGCGGGTACCGCCTCGCGTTCGACGTCGAGAGCCGGTTCTGGGGCGGCCGGGTCGCCAACCTGGCCGAGGACAAGGACGGCGAGGTCCACGGCGTCCTGTTCGAGATCCCGCTGCCGGCAAAGGAAGCAGTGCTGCGCAAGGAAGGCGTCTCGACCGGCCTCTCCGAGGAGATCGACGTCTTCGTCGAGGCGGAGGGAAAGCGCATCGCAGCGAAGGCGTACGTCGCGCGGCCGGAGAAGCGGGGCGAGGAAGGACCCGCCAGCGGAAGGCTCCTCGAGTACCTGATCGAGGGCGCCCAGGAGCGCGGGCTGCCGGAGAGCTGGGTCGAGCTCCTGCGCCGGCAGGCCGCTGGGACCCCGCAGCCGCCTCCGGGTCGGGTCGGCCTGAAGGTCGAGCAGAAGCGGTAG
- a CDS encoding tannase/feruloyl esterase family alpha/beta hydrolase, with translation MQKALLLAIGLAALPVRAQHACPQDLEAWRQLLGAEWIDCHAVADLTTTNNPYTDPQSLTGMGYPPPGSGTLNSKYTAPTSPPVGGIQIDGYFPDACDAFQQEPALTAKNGAPFIQGCTPPPTVGQTCFADCHHDAQFVIRIPDGWDGHLLTAGTPGIRDAFASDFILSDYALEKSWAYVSQDKGNMGANFFRQGGGAPWQPGAAIQEWTSRMRQATAAARALLTSIAPQYGVSGVTRSYAAGISNGGYQTRRAIETDGNGKDRLYDGGVDWEGTLFLSSLPAAIQTQTPTTGFNLFTYLPTSLAQYPGDILGVPAAVDALAAVGFNPESQPLWAYHWGIYWGLTQKIYRLEFDPEFTAYTCSGVGTPCVMPPAQAVGPTDPDASYDYRQRVLQNPALAQRVQAVANTGDLQHPLITLHGDQDALLPIATDSDLYVQLVAQKRRSQRHRYYVVRGGNHVDPQYDDHAGVDAYGDTVLRPILPCARAAVDALTAWVEKGVSPPASHTIARPQGATPDQLANECSLQ, from the coding sequence ATGCAGAAGGCGCTCCTCCTTGCCATCGGGCTCGCCGCATTGCCCGTCCGCGCCCAGCACGCCTGCCCGCAGGACCTGGAAGCGTGGCGCCAGCTGCTCGGCGCGGAGTGGATCGACTGTCATGCCGTCGCCGATCTCACCACCACCAACAATCCGTACACCGATCCGCAGAGCCTGACCGGCATGGGCTATCCGCCGCCTGGTTCCGGCACCTTGAACTCGAAGTACACGGCGCCGACTTCACCGCCGGTGGGTGGAATCCAGATCGACGGCTACTTCCCCGACGCCTGCGACGCCTTCCAGCAGGAGCCCGCCCTGACCGCGAAGAATGGCGCGCCTTTCATCCAGGGGTGCACGCCCCCGCCGACGGTCGGCCAGACCTGCTTTGCCGACTGTCATCACGACGCGCAGTTCGTGATCCGCATTCCCGACGGCTGGGACGGACATCTGCTCACGGCGGGAACCCCGGGCATCCGCGACGCCTTTGCCAGCGACTTCATCCTCTCCGACTACGCCTTGGAGAAGAGCTGGGCGTACGTGTCGCAGGACAAGGGGAACATGGGCGCGAACTTCTTCCGTCAAGGCGGAGGCGCGCCGTGGCAGCCTGGGGCCGCGATTCAGGAGTGGACGTCGCGCATGCGGCAGGCGACCGCGGCCGCTCGCGCGCTGCTGACCTCGATCGCGCCGCAGTATGGCGTCTCTGGCGTCACCCGCTCGTACGCCGCCGGAATCTCCAACGGTGGCTACCAGACGCGGCGCGCGATCGAGACTGACGGCAACGGCAAGGACCGCCTCTACGACGGCGGAGTCGACTGGGAGGGCACGCTGTTCCTCTCCTCGCTTCCCGCGGCGATCCAGACGCAGACGCCGACGACCGGCTTCAACTTGTTCACCTACCTGCCGACCTCGCTCGCGCAGTACCCGGGCGACATCCTCGGCGTGCCCGCGGCTGTCGACGCGCTCGCGGCGGTTGGCTTCAATCCGGAATCCCAGCCCCTCTGGGCCTATCACTGGGGCATCTACTGGGGCCTGACGCAGAAGATCTACCGGTTGGAGTTCGATCCCGAGTTCACCGCGTACACCTGCTCGGGCGTCGGGACGCCGTGCGTGATGCCGCCCGCGCAGGCGGTTGGCCCCACCGACCCCGACGCGTCCTACGACTACCGCCAGCGCGTTCTGCAGAATCCTGCGCTCGCGCAGCGGGTCCAGGCGGTCGCCAACACGGGCGATCTGCAGCATCCGCTCATCACGCTTCACGGCGATCAGGACGCGCTCTTGCCCATCGCCACCGACTCCGACCTGTACGTGCAGCTCGTTGCACAGAAACGCCGCTCGCAGCGGCATCGCTACTACGTCGTGCGGGGCGGGAACCACGTCGACCCGCAATACGACGATCATGCCGGAGTGGATGCGTACGGCGACACCGTGCTGCGGCCGATCCTGCCGTGTGCGCGCGCCGCCGTCGATGCGCTCACCGCGTGGGTGGAGAAGGGCGTCTCGCCCCCTGCGAGCCACACCATCGCGAGGCCACAGGGCGCGACTCCGGATCAGCTCGCCAACGAGTGCTCGCTGCAGTAA